In the genome of Neodiprion pinetum isolate iyNeoPine1 chromosome 2, iyNeoPine1.2, whole genome shotgun sequence, one region contains:
- the LOC124212215 gene encoding uncharacterized protein, with product MTDPVYLAAASPLTNTSASNPPVPWILHPIEIPSRPLTRPPAVILSLWDVRRARLTSPSYHRRIPAPVSPFPEPQRSFVSTATQTTDSEWESSVKTAENRRPPTPPSSPESRYTPPPRTETDPPRRPTSSLQPPPQFKRTKTIPIITWQPSL from the coding sequence ATGACGGATCCTGTTTATCTGGCTGCGGCCAGCCCACTGACAAACACATCAGCTTCAAACCCGCCAGTTCCTTGGATACTGCATCCGATCGAGATCCCGTCACGGCCTCTCACCAGACCTCCAGCCGTGATACTCTCCTTGTGGGATGTCCGGAGAGCTCGACTGACTTCACCAAGCTACCACAGACGCATCCCAGCTCCAGTCTCCCCATTTCCCGAGCCGCAGCGCTCGTTTGTGTCGACTGCCACCCAGACGACCGACAGCGAGTGGGAGTCTTCTGTAAAGACGGCTGAGAACCGCCGTCCCCCGACACCACCAAGCTCTCCAGAGAGCCGGTACACGCCGCCACCTAGGACTGAGACTGACCCCCCTCGACGGCCGACATCCTCACTGCAGCCTCCACCGCAATTTAAAAGGACAAAAACCATTCCTATTATCACTTGGCAACCTTCACTTTAa